Genomic DNA from Acetilactobacillus jinshanensis:
GGAATATCCGGCAAGCTTATCATTTCACCAATTGTTAACACAATCATTGAGATCACAAACGCAAGGTAATGACGGGCTGGGATCAAGCCAAAATATGAAACCGCAAAGATAGCGACACCAATCGCTACCTGCACAGAAATCTTTAATCTACCAAAGAGCCGGTTAACGTAATCCTGACCAAGGACAATCAAGATTCCGTTAATGACCCAGACCCAACTATAGTCAATAAACGAAATCCCTAAACTAGTCATGTGGACGGACATAACACTATCCCAGATTGCGTAAGTCATGTAGATACAGAAGACCATCAAACAAATTGAGATTAATAAGCCGTGATGGTTACCGTAATGAATGACTTGATGCTTAGGCTGAGCACCAGAGACTCGCTGGTACTTCGATAAATCAACGTTAAACTGGAGAATTGTCATTAATAACGCGGCAACGTAGAAAACACTGGTAACAGTGAACAGAAAGGCAACGCCACCCTTTAACAAGAAACCAGCCATTGCACTACCGATGACAATCCCTAGGTTCAATCCGATGTACATAATATTAAAGATGTAGCGGCTGCTCTTTTCAACAATTGCAGTAGCATACGAATTAGTCAGCGTTAGGTTAGCACCGTTACCTAGGTCAAACGGCATCAGCAAAAATGCAAATGTGGGCCAACCGTGGAAGAAGATTAACGCAATCACCGAAATTGTTGAAATCGTCATAAAGATAATTGATGTCTTATACGGTGACGCATTATCAAATAGATAACCACCGAGATAATTACCGATGATCATAAAAATAGACATACCTAATAACACAAGTCCCGACATGGTTAATGTCTGATGCAAATAATTATGCATATACAGTGTGACCAACGGCCAGACACATGATGTTCCGGCGTTTAAGATTATGGAATAAGTCATTAACGTTGATAAACCGATCGATTTACGTTTGAAAATTGCGAACGTCCCCTTCCGAAAGAGCCAATTAATTTTATTATAATATTTAAATTGCTCTTTTTTTACTATTAGCGGTTGGATTTGGGCAAACAAGGCCTGAATTTAGATAAAGTAAGCGCTTTTTTTCCGTGGATCAATGTTATACAATAACCATAGTTAAAGAATACGCTTTCATGATGAATGGAGCCGCATCTCTAGAAATTAGAATTTAAAATTTTAAAAAGGAGCGTGAAGACGTTGGCAACTGAAAAAAGAGCTCTAATTATGCTTTTCGGTGCAACTGGTGATTTAGCTCACCGAAAGTTATATCCGGCTATTTTTAACCTTTATAAAAAAGGTAGCCTACGCAAACATTTTGCATTAATTGGAACTGGTCGTCATAAGTGGACTCATGACAAGTTACGTGAAATCGTTGCTAATTCTGTAAAGAGTTTAGCTGATAACGATACTCAAGTTAAAAACTTCGTTAGCCATTTTTACTACCAATCCCATGATGTTACTAATCCTGCTCATTATGTCGTATTAAGTAAATTAGCTGATAAATTAGACAAAAAGTATCAATTAAACGGCAACCGCATTTACTACATTGCATTAGCACCACGATTCTTCGGAACCGTATCTAAGAACTTACGTGAACAGCATGTTTTATCTGATAACGGCTTTAACCGTTTAATCATCGAAAAGCCATTCGGTCATGACTATCCATCAGCTAAGAAGTTAAACGATTCCTTAGCCGCAACCTTTGATAAGGATCAGATCTTCCGAATCGATCATTACTTGGGCAAGGAATTAGTTCAGAACATCTATGCTTTACGCTTCGCTAACCCATTATTCGAAAACGTTTGGAACCATAACTACATCGACAACGTTCAGATTACCTTAGCTGAAGGCTTAGGTGTTGAAAAACGTGCCGGTTACTACGATGGCACCGGTGCTTTACGTGACATGGTCCAAAACCATATCATGCAAGTCTTGGGTGTAATCGCTATGGAACCACCAAAGACCTTTAATGATACTGACATTCATGCTGCTAAAGCCAAGGCTTTAAACAGTGTTGAAGTTTATGACGCTAAAGGCGTTGCCAAGAACTTCGTTCGTGGTCAGTATGGTGCTAAAGGTTCTCAGCATGAATATCGTGAAGAACCTGGTGTTCCGAACGATTCAGCAACTGAAACCTACGTCGCTGGTAAAGTTAACGTTCAGACCCCTCGTTGGCAAGGCGTTCCGTTCTATGTCCGCACTGGTAAGATGATGGGCAAGAAAGAAACCCGTGTTGACATTGTCTTCAAGCCTGCCAAGAACATCTTTGGTGACGGTAACGACGTTAAACCAGTTGTTTTGACCATTCACATCGAACCTGGATCTGGATTCAAGTTATCATTCAACCGTAAGCAGATCGGTAACGGCTTCAAATTAACTACCGCTTCCATGAATGACATGGAATCCAAAGAAGATATCGCTAAGACTCCACAACCATACGAACGTTTAATCAACGATGCTTTAGCTGGTGACCTATCTAACTTCGCCGGCTGGCCGGAAATCGCTCATGATTGGAAGTTCGTTGATCCAATTCGTAAGTACTGGGACTCTAAGAAACCAGACTTCCCTAACTACACGCCTGGCACCATGGGTCCAAAAGCTGCTGACGAATTACTTAAACGTGACGGTCGTCACTGGATCTATCCCGAAAACTAAATCGTAAGCAAAACATTCGAATATGATATAATCAAAACCGAACTACTTATTAGTTCGGCTTTTTTGTTACTTTAATTTTTTATTTAAAGGAAGATCGATATGCCTGGTAATCAAGCCGACATCGGTGTCATCGGCATGGCCGTCATGGGTAAGAACCTAGCCCTTAATATCGAGAGTCATGGTTATACCGTCAGCGTTTTTAATCGAACTAGTGCTAAAACCAAATCATTTGTTGAAAATCATGAGGACAAAAATTTAGTCCCAAGTTTCAAATTAACTGACTTTGTTAATTCGTTAAAAGCTCCCCGTAAAATTATTATTATGATCAAAGCCGGGAAACCTGTTGATAACATTCTTAATCAATTGGCTTCGCTTTTGGATAAGGGCGACGTCATCATTGATGGTGGCAACGCCAACTTCCATGATACGATCCGCCGCAGCGCCAACTTAACAAAAGACGGGATTTACTTCCTTGGTATGGGAGTATCCGGTGGTGAGCAAGGTGCTTTACACGGTCCATCCCTAATGCCAGGTGGTCAAGAAAAAGCCTACGAAATGGTTAAGCCAATCTTGACTAAGATTGCCGCTAAGGCTCACGATGGTACACCCTGCGTCACCTATGTTGGGCCAAACGGAGCTGGTCACTACGTTAAAATGATTCACAATGGTATCGAATACGGCGACGAAGAGTTGATTGATGAAACCTACAACTTACTTCGTAATATTGTTGGCTTTAACGTCGATCAATTGTCAAAGATCTTCGCTAAATGGAATCAGGGTGAACTTGATAGTTACCTGATCAAGATTACGGCCGACATCTTAAGCCGGAAAGATGACTTGAGTTCCGATCAATCAGTCCCGATCGTCGATATGATCCTGGACGAAGGTGAAAATAAAGGTACCGGCCGCTGGAGTTCTGAAGACGCAATGGCAATTGGTGCACCTCAGTCATTAATTACCGAATCGGTCTTCGCTCGTTTTATCTCAATGATGAAGAACCAACGGATGCATGCTGCGCAGGTCTTACCAGGCCCCGAGAAAAAAGATCAAGTTAAGCCTGATAAAGACGTCGTGGAAGAAGCTTGTCAGGCTTTATACTTTGGTAAGATCATGAGCTATGCCCAGGGCTTTGTTCAACTGGAAATGGCTTCTAAGACCTATAAGTGGCACTTGAAATACGGCAAATTAGCTCAGATTTGGCGTGCCGGATGCATCATCCGCGCTAAATTCCTCCAGAAAATTACCGATGCGTTTGCTAAGAAACCCAATCTTCAGAATTTATTAATGGACTCATACTTTGCCGGTATCGCTAAAAAGTATCAAAAATCAGCCCGTAAAATCGTAGCTTTAGCAACGCTTGATGGAATCCCGGTTCCCTGTTTGTCAGCGGCCGTTTCCTATTACGATTCGTTCCGAGCTAAAGTCTTACCAGCTAATCTATTACAGGCTCAACGTGACTACTTCGGTGCACATACCTACCATCGAATTGATCGTCCGGGAACCTTCCACTACACGTGGTATAAAGAAGAATAATTTAAAAATATAATCTGAACGAAAAAAGCCAGGTTACGAAAATCCGTAATCTGGCTTTTAATTATTAATGATATTACATTACAAAATTACATATTAAGGAGCATGGTTATCATGATATTAACCATTATTTTAATTATAGTGATCTTAATTCTAGGTTACTTAAGTTTTCAGATCGTCCCACAGAATCACGCGGGTATGATCACCATCTGGGGTAAATGTATCAACCGCAACCATCCCTGCGAACCAGGCCTACATTTTAAGATTCCGTTTGTTGAAAAGATCATTCCGGTCAATTTAGCTCAAGGTAACGTTTACCTAAGCGGTAATCATCCCATGACGATTACCACCAGTGATCAGGCCCTAGCTTACATTCAAGCTTCGTTAACCTATCACGTTACTAATCCCTACGACTATCTCTGGGGTAACCAAAATTCCGTTGAAAGTATGAATCAAAAGGTTCAGAGCATGCTTCGTGATATCATCGGTGGCATGACTTTAAACGACGCCTTAGACTCTAACGAACGAATTCAGGTCGAACTTCAGCGTCGAATTGCCTCTGCCACTTACATGTATGGACTCCATGTTGATCAGGTCAACATCGAAAAACTCCAGGCTTCGGAAGAAATGCAAAAGCACATGGACGAACAAAAGCAGTCTCAGTTAGACAAAGTTTCCAAGAAAAACGAAGCCGATGGTGACGCCGCTAAGATTTCTTCCGTCAATAAGGCTCAAAATGAAGCTACCGTTAACACTGCCCAAGCCAAAGCTACAGCCACTAAAAAGAACGCCGACGCCCAGAAGTACGCCATTCAAGCTAACGCTGACGCTCAACAGTACAGCGTTAAAGTTATGCAAAAGGTCTTATCCGAAGTTGGTAACGATCCAAAATTAGAAAAGGCCTATTTTAATTACTTATCCATCAACGCATATAAGCAATTAGCTGAATCCGGTAATATGGTCTTCGCCAACGGTCACTCCAATGATTTCGGTGACCTACCAAAGATGGCCGCCATGCAGAAAATATGGGATAAAGGCGAAGCTAACGATAATAAGTAACGCAATCTAATTAACCGTAAAAAAACATCCCTAAATGATGATTTCATTTAGAGATGCTTTTTTATTTCAGTTGATTGGGCCTCGCCTGGGTCTTGAGGAAATAGAATGTTAGATCAGAAAACTAAGCACCAGGTTTCAGAACCCAATTTATATAAATGATGGACAATAAATGAGTTGACAGCTTATTTAAGGACCTTGCTCAAGAACTTCTGAGCTTCCGGCGTCTTCGGATGGCTAAAGAAGTCTTTTGGTTTGCCCTGCTCTTTAATACCACCTTTGTCCATGAACCAGATCTCGTCAGCAACGTTCTTGGCGAAGCCCATTTCATGAGTAACAACGATCATCGTCATTCCTTTTTTAGCTAACATCTTCATAACGTCCAAGACTTCACCAACCATTTCAGGGTCTAATGCTGAAGTTGGTTCATCAAAGAGCATGACTTTTGGGTGCATTGCTAATGAACGAACGATGGCTACTCTTTGGGCTTGCCCACCGGATAGTGAATCCGGATAGACATTCGCCTTTTGGTCTAAGTTAACCATCTTTAATAATTTGTGAGCCTGTTGAATGGCCTTATCTTTATCAACGTGGTTAACCTTGATAGGTGCCAGAATAATGTTCTGTAAGATGGTCTTATTCTTAAATAGGTTGAAATTCTGGAACGTCATCCCAATTTTGGAACGTAATTTAGTTAACTGATGAGCATCACATTTAGTTAAGTCTTCACCATCGAAATAAATGGAACCCGACGTTGGTTTGCCCAACATGTTAATGCAACGGATCAATGTACTTTTACCAACTCCAGAGGGTCCTAACAAGCAGACCACCTGACCATTATTAACGGTTAAATTAATGTTTTTAAAAACTTGGTGCTTGCCAAATGATTTCGATAAATTTTGAATTTTAATAATTGGTTTTGTCGATATCTTATCCATACTAACGTCTCCTTGATTTAAGCTTTAGCGGTACCCTTGTGGTTAAACTTCTTTTCGTAGTAATGCATGATAGCAAGAATAATGCTAGTCATGATGAAGTAAATAATCATGATGATAAAGATCGGTAGAACACCTTCATAAGTATCGGCCTGAACGATCTTCATTTCGTACATTAATTCAGCGACACCAATCGTGGATACCAATGAGCTATCTTTCAATAAGGTAACGAATTCGTTACCAAGTGCCGGCCAAATGTTCTTAAAGGCTTGTGGTAAAACAATGTTCTTCATGCCTTTAGCTTTAGATAAGCCTAATGATAAAGCTGCTTCCATCTGACCTTTATCAACGGAATTAATACCACTTCTGATGATTTCGGCAACGTACGCACCGGAGTTAACACCAATGGCAATAATTCCAGAAGTTAATGCAGGTAACTTAACGATTTCACCTAAACCAAAGTATACAAACATGATCTGAACTAATTCAGGTGTTCCTCTGATGAATTCAATGTAAATAACGGCAATCGTGTGTAAGAACCAGTTATGAGATAACCGCATCAATGCGAAGATTACACCAAGGATTAGGCCCATGATGACACTAGCAACACTAATTACGATCGTTAATTCAAGACCTTTAATGAAGTAGTCTTTGTAGTTCCAAAGTGAAAATTGACTCTTGTTATTCTTAGCGGTACCCATCTTTTTACCAGCAGCAGCAACGAACTTGTTGGTGTAGGTATGATTATGATTATCTTGTTCAATTACCTTGTTAGCAGCATTAGTTAATGAATTGGCACCCTTGTGGAATGCAATACATCTAGTGGCGTTCTGACCAGTCTGGCCTTTGAAATGACTAGGGACTTCAGCTAAACCAGTGGTGTTCTTAATGTAAGCATCAGCAGCAGGCTTTTCCATTGGAACGGCCTTAAATCTGCCGGACTTTAAACCAATGACTAAATCGTTAGTTGAATCCATCCCTTTTAGATGAACGTTCTTAATTTGCTTCTTAGCCATCGTGTATTGAGTAGTACCTAACTGGGCACCAATGGACTGATTAGCTAAGTTCTTGTAAGAATGGTACTTCTTTGCGTCCTGCTTGTTAACAACGAAGTTAATGTAAGCATCGGCATAACTCTTACTGAAGTTAACGTTCTTAGCTCTCTGTGGGGTGTAACTTAAAGCGGCAATTATCATGTCAACCTTATGAGTATTCAATGCCGTTAACAGAGAGTTAAATGACATGTTCTTAATCTTTAATTTTACGTGTAACTTTTTGGCGATTTGTTTACCTAATTGAATATCAGCACCGTAATCTTTGGACTGACCATGATGACTCTTTTGAAATTCATACGGTGGATAATCAGGCGACGTCCCCATTACCAAGACGCCCTTTTTCTTAACTTCATTCAACGAATTATCAGTTGCGCTCGAAGCGTTAGCGTTTAACGGTAGTAACATTCCTAACGTCATTCCAATCGTTAGGATGAAGGTCATAGCTAAGATAATGGCCTTCTTTAACCAATGTTTTGATTGAGACATGCTATCTTTTTCCTTTCTTTATTTAGTGAAATAAAAAATCCCCTTGGATCTTGATGATCCAAGAGGACGTCGGTGTAAACGCGGTGCCACCTCATTTTCTAGAGCATTCGCATACTCTAGCTCATAAAGTTGTTACAAACTTACAAGATAACGGATTAACCGATCTTCCCTACTTTTTCGGGAAGTAACTCTCAGGCTCGAATTAATTAAATCATCTAACCGGTTCTCATGAACCCGGTCTTTCTGTGAAGATAGTTTAACTAACCTTCCTGATCAACGTTTTGATATTCAATTTAGAAGCAAAAAGCCTCACGGATTTTACCGTGAGGCCTAATTAATTGCAGAATTAATTTCGAGCAAATACAGAAGCTCAACCTGCACGGTTTAACAGATTACCGTGCAAGTTTTAAAAATACTAATCACTTACACGGATGTTGGATCGGCGAACTCGAAGAATTCGTCGGGCGTAAAATCGTCGAACGTTTAGGTTATTCATGTGTAAGTTAACGATTAGCATTTTTGAAACTTCCTTTCAGATATAAAACTAACTTAATTAATTAACTTATCGATTAAGTACATTTTTAATAATAGCACCTAAATTTCGGATTGCAAGATATTTTACAAATTAATTTCAGTTTTTATTAAACAAATTCATAAATGGTCCTCTAATTGCTTATGTTATAGAAACTTTGATTAAATATAATGCTGATTAATTTCTTTAAAGACATGATCAATAATTATGAACGCCTTGGATAACGTCGATTTCTTGATTACTAACGGTGGCTGGAAACGAAGAACACTAAAGTTAGTGGTGGTCATAATTACGCCGTTTTTAACTAACAGGTCACAGATCTTTTCGGCTAATTTTGGATCAAACTTCTTGGTCCCCGGTTTTACGACATCGATCCCACCGTTTAAGCCGTACATCCGAACGTCACCAATAAATGGATATTTTGATGCTTCTTCATCAAAGAACTTTTTAGCGAACGGACCCATCTTTTTACTTCTGGTGACCAGATGTTCTTGCTGAATTACATCTAAAGTTGCGGAACATGCCGCTGCAACAACCGGATTCCCAGCCGTTGTAAACGCGTCTTCAGGAAAGACCAGTGATTCCATGATTGCTTTCTTACCAATCGTGGCACTCAATGGTAATCCCGATGCCAAGGCTTTTCCGGTAACTAATATGTCGGGCTCGATGTTATGGAAATGCTGAATGGACCACCATGTCCCAGACCGGCCTAAGCCTTGATTGATCTCGTCAACTGCAAATAAAATTCCGTGCTGATGAGCAAAATGATAAACCTTCTGCAGATACTTTTCGGGAGCTTTAATGATTCCACCGTCACCTTGAATGGGTTCGACCATAATAACGGCCGTTTCGTCAGCCGGAACATAGTTTTCAAACGGCATTAAAAACTCATTAAAGAGCCGGTCGACAAATTGATCTTCCGTTTCACCCTTTAGTTTTAACCACGGTGCCGGGTAAGGAACCTTAATGATCCCTGGTAATAACGGACCGATATTTCTAACTTGGTCAACTTCACCGGTCGCAGATGCACCACCGTAGTCAGATCCGTGACATGAGCCATCATAACTAATCACATATGGCCGACGGGTATAACCTCTGGCAAACTTAATAATTGAATCATCCGATTCAGAGCCGGAAGTTCCCCAGCTAAGTTCTAATGGACCGTGCATCGGTATCGTCTTTAATAACTTTGGCATTAAATTAACTTCGGTGGTGTTAGCGAAATATACGGGAGTATAGTCCAATAATTTAGCGGCCTGCTTTTGAATTGCGTGAACGACATGGGGATTACAATGCCCAACGTTAGCCGTAGTGGCGCTGGATAACAAATCAATGTACTGTTTACCGTTAGCGTCATAAACGTATGATCCCTTTCCGGAACTAATTACGACATCCCGATTTTGATTGGTCGCGGCCCTCGAAAAATATTTATGCATCTGATTTAATAAAACTTGATTCTTATCCATAGCTATTACCTTCCAATCCTAACTAAATAACTTAAATCTCGTTTAAAGACGCAAACCGTGAGATACCAAATCATGAATTTGACGTTTCACGTGGTTAATCCCTAATTTAGTAACCATTTCTTTAGCTAAGTATTTATTTATTGATAGCCATGACTTTTTCACATGAATAAATTTATACGGGGGTTTATCCATTAAGATCACGGAATTGGCATAATGACTAACGGTTGAGGCATTAGCGCTGTCTCCCGTTGAACCAATCACGATGATACTAACACTAATTAATGTGATCGCAACGATCATTACTTTTTGAATTAACTTATCGTTTAGCATTCTGATTTTTCTTCCTTAAGACGACAAAAAGCCCTGCAACTTATTTAAAAGTCACAGGGCTTTCCTGATTTTCAGTGATTCACATTTCGATTACAAGAACAGGCGGAGCTCATGCGGCTCAATCAATATAACCGCACGAGTTCGAATTAAGGAGTTCATTTAACGTACGGACTTTTTAATGACGACTTGTGCGTCGTCGTAGGTCCATGCGTCGAGATTGATTATTAATATCCTTAATAATTAACATCATAATTTTCCTCCTCAATTTATTTACGTAGATAAATATACTGATTTCGTTTACCATTGTCAAATTTATTAACTAATTAATTTATATTATTATAATAGTTTCTTTTATAAGTATAATTTACTGTCTATTTCAATCCAAAATTGCCATAATGATTACCAAAATTTTATTGGCAAGTCCCTTAAAATATGGGCTTGAATGGTTAAGAAAGCGTTTCAATCGTGCTATGATTAAGTGTAGAAAGTAATGAAGGGAGCTCATTAACAATGAAGCAAGCAAATATTGGAGTCATTGGTGTTGCCCCAATGGGCAGTAACTTGGCTTTAAACATTGAAAGCCGCGGTTATACCGTTGCTGTATGGAACCGTACTGGTTCTAAGACTAAGCGCTTTGTTCAGAAGAACGCCGGCAAGAACTTAATTGCCACTTATTCTTTACAGGACTTAGTTAAGACTATTAAAAAGCCTCGTAATATCGTTATGATGATCAAAGCTGGTAAACCAACTGACATCGTTATTAACAACTTAATTCCGTTATTAGACAAAGGTGATACCTTAATTGATGGTGGTAATACTCCATTCAAAGATACCATCGCTCGTAACAAGAAATTAGATAAGTCCGGTATTAACTTTATCGGTATGGGTGTTTCCGGTGGTACCTCTGGTGCTCGATTCGGTCCTGCCTTAATGCCTGGTGGTCAGTACTCCGCTTACAAGAACATCAAGCCAATCTTAGACAAGATCGCTGCTAAGACTCCAGATGGCCGTCCAACTGAAATCTATTGTGGACCTAATGGTGCTGGTCACTATGTAAAGATGGTTCATAATGGTATCGAATACGCTGATGAAGAATTAATCGGTGAAACTTACACCATCTTACGTCACTTATGTGGCTTAGACGTCGACAAGATCGCCGCTATCTTCAAGAAGTGGAACAAAGGTGAATTAGACAGCTACTTAATCG
This window encodes:
- a CDS encoding MFS transporter, whose product is MTYSIILNAGTSCVWPLVTLYMHNYLHQTLTMSGLVLLGMSIFMIIGNYLGGYLFDNASPYKTSIIFMTISTISVIALIFFHGWPTFAFLLMPFDLGNGANLTLTNSYATAIVEKSSRYIFNIMYIGLNLGIVIGSAMAGFLLKGGVAFLFTVTSVFYVAALLMTILQFNVDLSKYQRVSGAQPKHQVIHYGNHHGLLISICLMVFCIYMTYAIWDSVMSVHMTSLGISFIDYSWVWVINGILIVLGQDYVNRLFGRLKISVQVAIGVAIFAVSYFGLIPARHYLAFVISMIVLTIGEMISLPDIPAWIDNFARLNEKGRYQAYFNVSMTAGRAVGPLFDGIVVESISYGFLFGFSGILVLLSLLLVMIEVIRTYRRRQHLAKARE
- the zwf gene encoding glucose-6-phosphate dehydrogenase, with product MATEKRALIMLFGATGDLAHRKLYPAIFNLYKKGSLRKHFALIGTGRHKWTHDKLREIVANSVKSLADNDTQVKNFVSHFYYQSHDVTNPAHYVVLSKLADKLDKKYQLNGNRIYYIALAPRFFGTVSKNLREQHVLSDNGFNRLIIEKPFGHDYPSAKKLNDSLAATFDKDQIFRIDHYLGKELVQNIYALRFANPLFENVWNHNYIDNVQITLAEGLGVEKRAGYYDGTGALRDMVQNHIMQVLGVIAMEPPKTFNDTDIHAAKAKALNSVEVYDAKGVAKNFVRGQYGAKGSQHEYREEPGVPNDSATETYVAGKVNVQTPRWQGVPFYVRTGKMMGKKETRVDIVFKPAKNIFGDGNDVKPVVLTIHIEPGSGFKLSFNRKQIGNGFKLTTASMNDMESKEDIAKTPQPYERLINDALAGDLSNFAGWPEIAHDWKFVDPIRKYWDSKKPDFPNYTPGTMGPKAADELLKRDGRHWIYPEN
- the gndA gene encoding NADP-dependent phosphogluconate dehydrogenase gives rise to the protein MPGNQADIGVIGMAVMGKNLALNIESHGYTVSVFNRTSAKTKSFVENHEDKNLVPSFKLTDFVNSLKAPRKIIIMIKAGKPVDNILNQLASLLDKGDVIIDGGNANFHDTIRRSANLTKDGIYFLGMGVSGGEQGALHGPSLMPGGQEKAYEMVKPILTKIAAKAHDGTPCVTYVGPNGAGHYVKMIHNGIEYGDEELIDETYNLLRNIVGFNVDQLSKIFAKWNQGELDSYLIKITADILSRKDDLSSDQSVPIVDMILDEGENKGTGRWSSEDAMAIGAPQSLITESVFARFISMMKNQRMHAAQVLPGPEKKDQVKPDKDVVEEACQALYFGKIMSYAQGFVQLEMASKTYKWHLKYGKLAQIWRAGCIIRAKFLQKITDAFAKKPNLQNLLMDSYFAGIAKKYQKSARKIVALATLDGIPVPCLSAAVSYYDSFRAKVLPANLLQAQRDYFGAHTYHRIDRPGTFHYTWYKEE
- a CDS encoding SPFH domain-containing protein, whose product is MILTIILIIVILILGYLSFQIVPQNHAGMITIWGKCINRNHPCEPGLHFKIPFVEKIIPVNLAQGNVYLSGNHPMTITTSDQALAYIQASLTYHVTNPYDYLWGNQNSVESMNQKVQSMLRDIIGGMTLNDALDSNERIQVELQRRIASATYMYGLHVDQVNIEKLQASEEMQKHMDEQKQSQLDKVSKKNEADGDAAKISSVNKAQNEATVNTAQAKATATKKNADAQKYAIQANADAQQYSVKVMQKVLSEVGNDPKLEKAYFNYLSINAYKQLAESGNMVFANGHSNDFGDLPKMAAMQKIWDKGEANDNK
- a CDS encoding amino acid ABC transporter ATP-binding protein, producing the protein MDKISTKPIIKIQNLSKSFGKHQVFKNINLTVNNGQVVCLLGPSGVGKSTLIRCINMLGKPTSGSIYFDGEDLTKCDAHQLTKLRSKIGMTFQNFNLFKNKTILQNIILAPIKVNHVDKDKAIQQAHKLLKMVNLDQKANVYPDSLSGGQAQRVAIVRSLAMHPKVMLFDEPTSALDPEMVGEVLDVMKMLAKKGMTMIVVTHEMGFAKNVADEIWFMDKGGIKEQGKPKDFFSHPKTPEAQKFLSKVLK
- a CDS encoding ABC transporter substrate-binding protein/permease, producing the protein MSQSKHWLKKAIILAMTFILTIGMTLGMLLPLNANASSATDNSLNEVKKKGVLVMGTSPDYPPYEFQKSHHGQSKDYGADIQLGKQIAKKLHVKLKIKNMSFNSLLTALNTHKVDMIIAALSYTPQRAKNVNFSKSYADAYINFVVNKQDAKKYHSYKNLANQSIGAQLGTTQYTMAKKQIKNVHLKGMDSTNDLVIGLKSGRFKAVPMEKPAADAYIKNTTGLAEVPSHFKGQTGQNATRCIAFHKGANSLTNAANKVIEQDNHNHTYTNKFVAAAGKKMGTAKNNKSQFSLWNYKDYFIKGLELTIVISVASVIMGLILGVIFALMRLSHNWFLHTIAVIYIEFIRGTPELVQIMFVYFGLGEIVKLPALTSGIIAIGVNSGAYVAEIIRSGINSVDKGQMEAALSLGLSKAKGMKNIVLPQAFKNIWPALGNEFVTLLKDSSLVSTIGVAELMYEMKIVQADTYEGVLPIFIIMIIYFIMTSIILAIMHYYEKKFNHKGTAKA
- a CDS encoding aminotransferase class III-fold pyridoxal phosphate-dependent enzyme → MDKNQVLLNQMHKYFSRAATNQNRDVVISSGKGSYVYDANGKQYIDLLSSATTANVGHCNPHVVHAIQKQAAKLLDYTPVYFANTTEVNLMPKLLKTIPMHGPLELSWGTSGSESDDSIIKFARGYTRRPYVISYDGSCHGSDYGGASATGEVDQVRNIGPLLPGIIKVPYPAPWLKLKGETEDQFVDRLFNEFLMPFENYVPADETAVIMVEPIQGDGGIIKAPEKYLQKVYHFAHQHGILFAVDEINQGLGRSGTWWSIQHFHNIEPDILVTGKALASGLPLSATIGKKAIMESLVFPEDAFTTAGNPVVAAACSATLDVIQQEHLVTRSKKMGPFAKKFFDEEASKYPFIGDVRMYGLNGGIDVVKPGTKKFDPKLAEKICDLLVKNGVIMTTTNFSVLRFQPPLVIKKSTLSKAFIIIDHVFKEINQHYI